From the genome of Flavobacterium luteolum, one region includes:
- a CDS encoding two-component regulator propeller domain-containing protein, whose product MKYKIAFLTIVFVFGNLFSQNKYRLKNFSTTDGLSQSSVIAIHQDKFGQMWFGTRDGLNKYDGSRFTIFRNDAADKYSISNNDILAIEEDESGKIWVGTYNGLNCYDPISNRFTRYLHTKANHTISNNAVWSIREIGGEMWFGTSKGLTIYNKKTGLFTSVFHSDDDTSTLPSNNILSILKTKEGQIWIGTTKGLCKLTNRMNGKLFFKNYPLNTTDLLNVQSVIEDQDGSLWVGTKNKGLLKFDQKQKTFVSFLSAEKYREINTDIRSLIIDKQGSLWVGAYDGIYILGKDKSLQKINNSNNANGIDKVKSIFMDKKGSIWIGCYYKGVNLWDVSNVNFSNYNQNSKKIPMSFDVVSSIIADKNQNIYFGTEGGGITIYNRNNESVSYINSKTGQTNKNDIKAMCLSDDHILWIGTFSKGLSAYNTISKRIEDNRISPDLSELLKDSGVYALKTEGSILWIGTFGKGLIRYNTISKTFDAIGNDNTKPVFLTNNILRTILVDKQNFLWVGTQNGLNRIPLKNFNPQKYAIQHFFYDHSTVSGDDILTLFQDSQNKIWVGTKAKGLHYFDGKKFNRINLRIGNTVITSIHSILEDDDKNLWISTNQGIIKYSTIKKSILIYDQKDGLASNEFNDNSALKLSSNQFYFGSPSGATFFDATKISLNKYAPQVLITNLKIKNETVHAHDKEGILEQSIGFTKTITLDYDKANFSISFAIPNYIRSKNNQYSYRLTGLENNWTTTKNSEANFAIQNPGTYTFEVRGANNDGVWNQNPTTLTVIVNPAPWRSIWAFMLYGIVIGLGLYGLIWIMKSKARLKQKLELEYLETQRIEENNKLKLDFFTNISHEFRTPLTLILGPLQQILADYNGTNEMYKKLLVIEGSANHLLSLINRLMDFRKLENHQVALESANGNIVKFTKEIFLSFIEYAKDGGYDYSFETENEEILVYFDRYKLERVFYNLISNAFRYTPKGGSIKIKINHDQQNLFIAVEDSGVGIAEEHIDKIFDLFFEVPTHNQVQKNYNKGTGIGLSIVKNIVELHKGKIDVTNKTTGGVVFTVTLPLGREHLLDSEIIPDFKISDDIEQYKAQLEPSEVVENEDIEDLIVNEEKQTILIVEDHKVLRKFMKNLLKKDYNIIEADNGKVALEKALKFVPNLIISDVIMPEMVGTELCSKIKENIKTSHIPVILLTSRSSLVYKFEGLESGADDYISKPFNLMEFRLRVKNLLNTTERLKIKFSSEDSFIPSEITVSSLDEELLKKAFKIVEENISNEQFDIPFFCSELGVSRTMLFLKIKAWTNCTPNEFIHEIRLKRAAQLLEQNKLTVSEISYKVGFNNPKYFSKCFQKKYGETPSQYADKFYKSSVVI is encoded by the coding sequence ATGAAATACAAAATAGCTTTCCTCACAATTGTATTTGTTTTCGGGAATTTGTTTTCCCAAAATAAATATCGTCTTAAAAATTTTTCTACGACCGACGGGCTTTCGCAGAGTTCTGTCATTGCCATTCATCAGGATAAATTTGGACAAATGTGGTTTGGAACCCGTGATGGTCTGAATAAATATGATGGAAGCCGATTTACCATTTTTAGGAACGATGCTGCGGATAAATATTCAATCAGCAACAATGATATTTTGGCCATCGAAGAAGACGAATCTGGAAAAATCTGGGTAGGAACATACAACGGACTCAACTGTTATGATCCTATTTCTAACCGTTTTACAAGATATCTTCATACCAAAGCCAATCATACTATAAGCAATAATGCTGTTTGGAGCATCAGAGAAATTGGTGGCGAAATGTGGTTTGGAACTTCGAAAGGATTAACGATTTACAATAAAAAAACAGGATTATTTACATCGGTTTTTCATTCAGATGATGATACCTCTACTCTTCCGAGCAATAATATTCTGAGTATTTTAAAAACCAAAGAAGGTCAAATCTGGATTGGGACAACTAAAGGTTTGTGCAAGCTCACAAATCGAATGAATGGAAAACTATTCTTTAAAAATTATCCATTAAACACAACTGATTTATTAAACGTTCAATCGGTTATTGAAGACCAAGATGGCAGTTTGTGGGTTGGAACAAAAAACAAAGGACTTTTAAAATTTGATCAAAAACAGAAAACTTTTGTTTCTTTTTTATCAGCTGAAAAATACCGCGAAATCAATACCGATATTCGATCTTTAATTATAGACAAACAAGGTTCTTTATGGGTTGGAGCTTATGACGGAATTTATATTTTAGGAAAAGATAAAAGTCTTCAGAAAATCAATAACAGCAATAATGCAAACGGAATCGACAAAGTAAAGTCCATTTTTATGGATAAAAAAGGTTCTATCTGGATTGGCTGTTATTACAAAGGCGTTAATCTTTGGGATGTTTCAAATGTCAATTTCTCTAATTACAATCAGAATTCGAAAAAGATTCCGATGAGTTTTGATGTCGTGAGTTCTATTATTGCCGATAAAAACCAAAACATTTATTTTGGAACTGAAGGAGGAGGGATTACGATTTATAATAGAAATAATGAATCGGTAAGTTATATCAACAGCAAAACTGGACAGACCAATAAAAATGACATCAAAGCAATGTGCTTATCTGACGATCATATTTTATGGATTGGCACTTTTTCTAAAGGGTTATCTGCTTACAATACCATTTCTAAAAGAATTGAAGATAATCGAATTTCTCCAGATTTAAGTGAATTGCTAAAAGATAGTGGCGTTTATGCCCTTAAAACCGAAGGCTCGATTTTATGGATTGGAACTTTCGGAAAAGGTTTAATTCGCTATAACACAATCAGCAAAACCTTTGATGCTATTGGAAATGACAATACCAAACCTGTTTTCCTTACCAACAATATTCTTCGAACGATTTTAGTCGATAAACAAAACTTTCTCTGGGTTGGAACTCAAAATGGTTTGAATCGCATTCCGCTCAAAAATTTTAATCCACAGAAATATGCTATTCAGCATTTCTTTTACGATCATTCGACTGTATCTGGCGATGATATTCTGACTTTGTTTCAGGATTCTCAAAACAAAATTTGGGTTGGAACAAAAGCAAAAGGATTGCATTATTTTGATGGAAAAAAATTCAACCGAATCAATCTTAGAATCGGAAACACGGTTATCACTTCCATCCATTCGATTTTAGAAGATGATGATAAAAACCTTTGGATCAGTACCAATCAGGGAATTATCAAATACAGCACAATTAAAAAATCGATCCTCATTTACGATCAGAAAGACGGTTTGGCTAGCAATGAATTCAATGATAATTCGGCTTTAAAATTAAGTTCGAATCAGTTTTATTTCGGAAGTCCGTCGGGAGCAACATTTTTTGATGCTACCAAAATTTCTTTGAATAAATATGCTCCACAAGTTCTAATTACCAATTTGAAAATTAAAAACGAAACGGTTCATGCGCATGATAAAGAAGGTATTTTGGAACAAAGCATCGGTTTTACCAAAACGATTACTCTGGATTATGACAAGGCAAATTTCTCCATCAGTTTTGCGATTCCGAATTATATTCGATCCAAAAACAACCAATACAGTTATCGTTTAACTGGCTTAGAAAACAACTGGACCACGACTAAAAACAGCGAAGCCAATTTTGCGATTCAGAATCCGGGAACTTATACTTTTGAAGTTCGTGGCGCCAACAATGACGGTGTTTGGAATCAGAATCCGACAACGCTTACGGTTATAGTAAATCCTGCTCCGTGGCGCAGTATATGGGCATTTATGCTTTACGGAATCGTAATTGGATTAGGTTTATACGGTTTGATCTGGATTATGAAATCTAAAGCGAGATTGAAGCAAAAGCTTGAACTGGAATATTTGGAAACGCAGCGAATTGAAGAAAACAATAAACTAAAACTGGATTTCTTTACTAATATTTCGCATGAATTCAGAACGCCTTTAACTTTGATTTTAGGTCCATTACAGCAAATTTTAGCCGATTACAACGGAACTAACGAAATGTACAAAAAGCTTCTGGTGATTGAAGGAAGCGCGAATCATTTGTTGAGTCTTATTAACCGATTAATGGATTTCAGAAAACTGGAAAACCATCAAGTTGCACTAGAATCGGCAAACGGAAACATTGTAAAATTCACCAAAGAAATCTTTCTTTCATTTATTGAATATGCCAAAGACGGCGGTTACGACTATTCGTTCGAAACTGAAAACGAAGAAATCTTGGTTTATTTTGACCGTTACAAACTCGAACGTGTATTTTACAATTTGATTTCGAATGCTTTTAGATATACTCCAAAAGGCGGTTCAATTAAAATTAAAATCAATCATGATCAGCAAAATCTTTTTATTGCGGTTGAAGATTCGGGCGTTGGAATTGCAGAAGAGCATATTGATAAAATTTTCGATTTGTTTTTTGAAGTTCCAACTCATAATCAAGTTCAGAAAAACTATAATAAAGGAACTGGAATTGGACTTTCAATCGTAAAAAACATTGTTGAACTTCATAAAGGAAAAATCGATGTTACAAACAAAACCACTGGCGGAGTTGTTTTTACAGTGACTTTACCACTTGGACGCGAACATCTTTTGGACAGCGAAATTATTCCTGATTTTAAAATCAGTGATGATATTGAGCAATACAAAGCACAATTGGAACCTTCGGAAGTTGTTGAGAATGAAGACATCGAAGATTTAATTGTAAATGAAGAAAAACAAACGATATTGATTGTTGAAGATCATAAGGTTTTGAGAAAATTCATGAAAAATCTTCTCAAAAAAGATTACAACATTATTGAAGCCGATAACGGAAAAGTTGCTTTAGAAAAAGCTTTAAAATTTGTTCCAAACCTCATTATCAGTGATGTTATTATGCCAGAAATGGTGGGAACAGAACTGTGTTCAAAAATTAAAGAAAACATCAAAACCAGCCATATTCCAGTTATTTTATTGACTTCGCGATCTTCGTTGGTTTACAAATTTGAAGGATTAGAAAGCGGTGCCGATGATTATATTAGCAAACCATTCAATTTAATGGAATTCAGGCTTCGCGTTAAAAACCTTCTGAATACCACTGAACGCTTAAAAATCAAATTTTCAAGCGAAGACAGTTTTATTCCGTCAGAAATCACGGTTTCTTCGTTGGATGAAGAATTATTGAAAAAAGCATTCAAAATTGTAGAGGAAAACATTTCAAACGAACAATTTGATATTCCGTTTTTCTGTTCCGAATTGGGTGTCAGCAGAACCATGCTGTTTTTAAAAATTAAAGCGTGGACGAATTGCACGCCAAACGAATTCATTCATGAAATCAGATTAAAACGTGCGGCTCAATTATTAGAACAAAACAAACTAACCGTTTCTGAAATCAGTTACAAAGTCGGTTTTAATAATCCGAAATACTTTAGCAAATGCTTCCAGAAAAAGTACGGCGAGACTCCGTCTCAATATGCCGATAAATTTTATAAATCTTCGGTCGTAATTTAA
- a CDS encoding SusC/RagA family TonB-linked outer membrane protein → MFTNQTNKSFKWCLLVSFLLINIVMHAQERKVTGKITSSEDLLGLPGANVYIKNSSVGASADMDGNYTVIVGEKNAVLVFNFVGFQTVEIPVGTKSVINVSLKPDTKALDEVIVVGYGTRKKSDITGSVSSVTAKELTAYPVLSAEQALQGRAAGVSVMSNNGGEPGAPTKIRVRGGTSINASGDALIVVDGFAGVSMPAPQDIASIEVLKDASATAIYGSRGSNGVIMVTTKKGKAGKPVIEFSNSTSVQSVNNKLHLLNADQFAAYRKSFTTHTQGPADTDWQDVIYRDGMISNSQLSFSGGSDNIRYYVSGTYFNQNGVVINSGIDRYTIVGNLEADLSPKFKVGLNTFTSKQNKDGIVSQTNAGGTGAAGVIASAYRFMPDKGIYNADGTYTTTAPIGDDIDNPYATAMENILETVSVTNRNNFFAQYQITKDLDFKTTLGLTDSNSQTGRFIPSTLIAGKNIKGEASVNNTRFSSFLTENYLTFKREIIDKGILTVLGGYSYQKNKNENSYAASRGFLTNTNSYRNLGAGTVFLKPDSGLSETELISAFGRLNFDYADKYLLTFTARRDGSSSFSKNYKYGTFPSGAIGWNISKENFLKDNKTVSNLKLRASYGATGNPSIGAYSTLSRFSEIYYVSGDVITNAVQLTSLDNPNLKWETSYQQDYGIDLGLFDNRISITADYYKTITKDLLFNRPLPGISGIASQLQNVGELENKGWELAINTRNFIGADFTWSTNFNISSNKNKVLKLADNKDLLINSAPGHFLATESQILRVGQPVGSFFGFIYDGVIQQGETVVPGNFETAPGGEKFRDYNGDGKLDSQDKTIIGNPNPDFIFGFNNDFTYKNLDLNIFFQGSEGGQILNYTLMELASGNNNATTEVLDAWTPTHTDTNVPANAARTKRITSRFVYDGSYIRLKNISLGYSLDEKIVSKMGLSKVRFYISAQNLWTITNYPGTDPETNYLNDSNARSNTYLGLDYGGYPNVRTFTAGFNLKF, encoded by the coding sequence ATGTTTACAAACCAAACAAACAAATCGTTTAAATGGTGTTTACTGGTATCTTTTTTACTGATAAATATCGTGATGCATGCACAAGAACGAAAAGTGACTGGAAAGATAACTTCTAGTGAAGATTTACTTGGACTTCCTGGTGCTAATGTCTATATCAAAAATTCTTCTGTAGGCGCTTCTGCCGATATGGACGGAAATTATACTGTGATAGTAGGAGAGAAAAATGCTGTTTTAGTTTTCAATTTCGTCGGATTTCAGACTGTTGAAATTCCAGTTGGAACAAAAAGTGTTATCAACGTAAGTTTAAAACCAGATACAAAAGCACTAGACGAAGTTATTGTAGTAGGTTACGGAACTCGTAAAAAGAGCGATATAACTGGATCTGTATCTTCTGTTACGGCAAAAGAGCTTACTGCTTATCCTGTTTTAAGTGCAGAGCAAGCTTTACAAGGTCGTGCAGCTGGGGTTTCAGTAATGTCTAATAACGGTGGAGAACCTGGTGCTCCAACCAAAATTAGAGTTCGTGGAGGAACTTCTATCAATGCCAGCGGAGATGCTCTTATTGTTGTTGACGGTTTTGCAGGTGTTTCTATGCCAGCTCCTCAGGATATTGCTTCTATTGAGGTTTTAAAAGATGCTTCGGCAACTGCAATTTACGGATCAAGAGGTTCTAACGGGGTTATCATGGTAACAACCAAAAAAGGAAAAGCTGGAAAACCTGTCATTGAGTTCAGTAACTCGACTTCTGTTCAATCGGTAAATAACAAATTGCATTTATTAAATGCCGATCAGTTTGCGGCTTACAGAAAAAGTTTTACTACGCACACGCAAGGTCCAGCAGATACAGACTGGCAAGATGTAATTTATCGCGATGGAATGATTTCGAATTCACAATTGTCTTTTTCTGGCGGATCTGACAATATCAGATATTATGTTTCTGGAACGTACTTTAACCAAAATGGTGTGGTTATTAATTCAGGAATTGACAGATACACGATCGTAGGAAATCTTGAGGCAGATTTGTCTCCAAAATTTAAAGTGGGTTTAAACACTTTTACAAGCAAACAGAACAAAGACGGAATTGTAAGTCAAACTAACGCTGGAGGAACTGGTGCTGCAGGTGTAATTGCATCAGCTTATCGTTTTATGCCAGATAAAGGAATCTACAATGCCGACGGAACTTATACGACAACAGCTCCAATTGGTGATGATATCGACAATCCGTACGCAACAGCAATGGAAAATATTTTAGAAACCGTTTCTGTAACAAACCGAAACAATTTCTTTGCCCAATACCAAATCACAAAAGATCTCGATTTTAAAACTACTTTAGGTTTAACAGATAGTAATTCGCAAACTGGAAGGTTTATTCCTTCAACTTTAATTGCTGGAAAAAACATCAAAGGAGAAGCTTCTGTGAACAACACTAGATTTTCTTCTTTCTTGACAGAGAATTATTTGACTTTTAAACGTGAAATTATCGACAAAGGAATTTTAACGGTTTTGGGAGGATATTCATATCAAAAAAACAAAAACGAAAATTCGTATGCGGCTTCAAGAGGATTCTTAACGAATACAAACTCTTACAGAAATTTAGGCGCTGGAACTGTTTTCTTAAAACCTGATTCTGGTTTATCTGAAACAGAATTAATTTCTGCTTTCGGAAGGTTGAATTTTGATTATGCCGACAAATATTTACTGACATTTACCGCAAGACGAGATGGTTCTTCAAGTTTTAGTAAAAACTATAAATACGGAACTTTCCCTTCTGGTGCAATTGGTTGGAACATTAGTAAAGAAAACTTCTTAAAAGACAATAAAACGGTTTCAAACTTAAAATTGAGAGCGAGTTATGGAGCAACAGGAAATCCTTCAATTGGTGCCTACTCTACTCTTTCTAGATTTTCTGAAATCTATTATGTAAGCGGTGACGTGATTACCAATGCGGTTCAATTAACTTCATTAGATAATCCGAACTTAAAATGGGAAACGTCTTATCAGCAAGATTATGGAATTGATTTAGGTTTATTTGATAATAGAATCAGCATTACAGCAGATTATTATAAAACAATTACTAAAGATTTATTGTTTAACAGACCGCTTCCTGGAATTTCTGGAATTGCTTCTCAGCTTCAAAACGTGGGTGAATTGGAAAATAAAGGATGGGAATTGGCTATTAATACCAGAAACTTTATTGGTGCAGATTTTACTTGGTCGACAAACTTTAATATTTCTTCAAACAAAAACAAAGTATTAAAATTGGCCGATAACAAAGACCTTTTAATCAACTCTGCTCCTGGACATTTCTTGGCAACTGAATCGCAGATTTTAAGAGTTGGACAGCCTGTTGGTTCTTTCTTCGGATTTATTTACGATGGTGTAATTCAGCAGGGAGAAACTGTTGTGCCAGGAAACTTTGAAACAGCTCCAGGTGGAGAAAAATTCAGAGATTACAATGGCGACGGAAAATTAGATTCTCAGGATAAAACCATTATCGGAAACCCGAATCCAGATTTCATCTTCGGATTCAACAATGATTTCACTTATAAAAATCTTGATTTGAATATCTTCTTCCAAGGTTCAGAAGGAGGTCAAATCTTAAACTATACTTTGATGGAATTGGCTTCTGGAAACAACAACGCTACAACTGAAGTTTTAGATGCTTGGACACCAACTCATACTGATACTAATGTTCCTGCGAATGCAGCGAGAACCAAAAGAATCACTTCAAGATTTGTTTATGATGGAAGTTACATTCGTCTAAAAAACATCTCTTTAGGATATAGTTTAGATGAAAAAATTGTTTCGAAAATGGGATTAAGCAAAGTTCGTTTTTACATCAGTGCACAAAACCTTTGGACGATTACAAATTATCCAGGTACAGATCCAGAAACGAACTACTTAAACGATTCAAATGCTAGAAGTAATACTTATCTAGGATTGGATTACGGAGGATATCCAAACGTAAGAACGTTTACAGCAGGATTCAATTTAAAATTTTAA
- a CDS encoding RagB/SusD family nutrient uptake outer membrane protein, translated as MKKYIALLCLGTMTFFSCSDLEEKPVGIIRPENFFNNTDDLQAAVNGAFANIAHNNYWGREFTIALMLRDDMADIGDRTTQAARIDVNDMSMNDTNALVANFWPQSYVIITAANQAIEGAKKTPGDPAKVNAIVAQAYFARAFAYYHLVRLFGDIPYVDFVVNDVSQVNSLSKTKEADVYPKIIADLEFAKQWLDDKPKVKAVPGKGTAAGYLASVYLTLGNFQKAYDEAKFVITNEAKFGLGLDADFQDLFNATKTASLKEPLFTIDFNNLTSGNYGQDYTAFFTGSLKDDSYSYGQGFSVAVPSLKVFNTWDQRDYRRAVSFDTIIRKKTGPGGSLQIYPSSDNEKAPRPHIAKYFRFPGKAGANGRTSQHNYITMRFAEVLLTAAEALNEINPGTTEADGYVNRVRARARNKAGKLVSFPANVTPGLSQTDFRKMVIDERRLELAFEYVRWYDIKRLKIGPEVFGPNGLEPHANFDPNRDYLWPLPGTELAINPNLKPNNPGY; from the coding sequence ATGAAAAAATATATAGCTCTTCTTTGCTTAGGAACAATGACTTTTTTCAGCTGTTCTGATCTAGAAGAAAAACCAGTAGGAATTATTCGTCCAGAGAACTTTTTCAATAATACAGACGATTTGCAAGCTGCTGTAAACGGAGCTTTTGCCAACATTGCCCACAATAATTATTGGGGAAGAGAATTTACCATTGCTTTAATGCTTCGTGATGATATGGCCGATATTGGCGATAGAACCACACAAGCTGCTCGTATCGATGTAAACGATATGTCTATGAACGATACAAACGCGCTTGTTGCTAACTTTTGGCCTCAATCGTATGTTATTATAACGGCAGCAAATCAGGCCATTGAAGGCGCTAAAAAAACACCCGGAGATCCTGCTAAAGTAAATGCCATTGTGGCTCAAGCTTATTTTGCAAGAGCATTTGCATATTATCATTTAGTGCGTCTTTTTGGCGATATTCCATACGTAGATTTTGTGGTGAATGATGTATCGCAAGTAAACTCTTTAAGTAAAACCAAAGAAGCAGATGTTTACCCAAAAATCATTGCCGATTTAGAATTTGCAAAACAATGGCTTGATGATAAACCAAAAGTAAAAGCCGTTCCTGGAAAAGGTACAGCTGCAGGATATTTGGCTTCTGTTTACTTAACTTTAGGAAACTTTCAAAAAGCATATGACGAAGCAAAATTTGTGATTACAAACGAAGCAAAATTTGGTTTAGGTTTGGATGCCGATTTTCAGGATTTATTCAATGCAACCAAAACAGCTTCTTTAAAAGAACCTTTGTTTACAATTGACTTTAATAACTTAACATCTGGAAATTACGGTCAAGATTATACCGCGTTTTTCACAGGATCATTAAAAGATGATAGCTACAGTTACGGACAAGGTTTCTCGGTTGCGGTTCCCTCTTTAAAAGTATTCAACACTTGGGATCAGAGAGATTACAGAAGAGCGGTAAGTTTTGATACCATTATTAGAAAGAAAACAGGCCCAGGCGGATCGTTGCAAATTTATCCTTCTAGCGATAATGAGAAAGCGCCACGTCCGCATATTGCCAAATATTTCCGTTTTCCAGGGAAAGCAGGTGCTAACGGAAGAACTTCACAGCACAATTACATCACAATGCGTTTCGCAGAAGTTTTATTGACAGCCGCAGAAGCTTTAAATGAAATTAATCCAGGAACAACAGAAGCTGATGGTTATGTAAACCGTGTTCGCGCAAGAGCGAGAAATAAAGCAGGAAAATTGGTTTCTTTTCCTGCAAATGTAACTCCGGGATTATCTCAGACAGATTTCAGAAAAATGGTTATTGACGAACGAAGATTAGAATTGGCTTTTGAATACGTAAGATGGTACGACATTAAAAGATTAAAAATCGGACCAGAAGTATTTGGACCAAATGGTTTAGAGCCACATGCTAATTTTGATCCAAACAGAGATTATTTATGGCCATTGCCAGGAACAGAATTGGCTATTAATCCGAATCTAAAACCAAACAACCCTGGTTATTAA
- a CDS encoding glycoside hydrolase family 88 protein: MNKISFILILGFASLATACKSGINPQTKSTTATNNLLETRYKMLLDYPVDSMSMPRSMNVKTLEIRKVPSRDWTSGFFAGNLWQLYRLTGDSKFKEQAQKWTPFSKKESVNSNSHDVGFKVFCSFGEALKVENKKEYEAVIVKGAETLCTRFNPKVGSIRSWDFNKEIWDYPVIIDNMMNLELLFEASKISGNPKYRDVAIKHANTTLKNQFRADNSCYHVIDYNPNTGEVRKKTTLQGYNDDSVWARGQGWAVYGFTMSYRYTKDPAYLKQAEATAKFFMTNKNLPEDGIPYWDYKDPSIPNAARDVSAAMVMASALYELYGYTKNNSYLAFADKLMASVQTDKYILDAKIKAPFLFDHSTGNWPKHDEIDEPIIYADYYFLEALLRRK; encoded by the coding sequence ATGAATAAAATTAGTTTCATTTTAATCCTTGGGTTTGCATCGCTTGCTACAGCGTGCAAATCTGGGATTAATCCTCAAACAAAAAGCACAACGGCAACAAATAATCTACTCGAAACGCGTTACAAAATGCTGCTCGATTATCCAGTAGATTCGATGTCTATGCCAAGAAGCATGAATGTAAAAACTCTTGAAATTCGCAAAGTTCCGTCCAGAGATTGGACAAGCGGTTTTTTTGCTGGTAATCTTTGGCAATTGTACCGACTAACGGGCGATTCAAAATTTAAAGAACAAGCTCAAAAATGGACTCCTTTCAGCAAAAAAGAAAGTGTCAACAGTAATTCGCATGACGTAGGTTTTAAAGTGTTTTGCAGTTTTGGAGAAGCGCTGAAAGTGGAAAACAAGAAAGAATACGAAGCGGTAATTGTTAAAGGCGCCGAAACTTTATGCACAAGGTTTAATCCAAAAGTGGGTTCTATTCGTTCATGGGATTTCAACAAAGAAATTTGGGATTATCCCGTAATCATAGACAATATGATGAATCTGGAATTGCTTTTTGAAGCCTCAAAAATATCAGGAAATCCAAAATATCGTGACGTTGCTATCAAACATGCCAATACAACTTTGAAAAATCAGTTTAGAGCAGACAATTCGTGTTACCACGTTATTGATTATAATCCGAATACAGGTGAAGTTAGAAAGAAAACCACTCTTCAGGGATACAATGACGATTCGGTTTGGGCTCGTGGCCAAGGATGGGCAGTTTACGGATTTACAATGTCTTATCGCTATACAAAAGATCCTGCTTATTTAAAACAAGCCGAAGCGACTGCAAAGTTTTTTATGACGAATAAAAATCTGCCAGAAGACGGAATTCCGTATTGGGATTATAAAGATCCTAGTATTCCAAATGCAGCGCGAGATGTTTCTGCCGCAATGGTTATGGCTTCAGCATTATATGAGTTATACGGCTATACCAAAAATAATAGTTATTTGGCTTTCGCCGATAAACTGATGGCTTCTGTACAGACAGATAAATATATTTTAGATGCAAAAATTAAAGCACCTTTCTTGTTTGATCACAGTACTGGAAACTGGCCGAAACACGACGAAATAGACGAACCAATAATTTACGCCGATTACTACTTTTTGGAAGCTCTATTAAGAAGAAAGTAA